The nucleotide sequence CATTTCATTACGAAAAACTTACTCGAAGTGACGAGTAAACATATCTTGGTGTAAGATTAATAATAGTCAATTAAAAAATTATGTTTTAATAAACTCAATTCCATTGATAATTAACATATCATAAGAGTTGGTTAATCCTTTAAGGTCTTTTTTTTTTGGCCTTGTAGGTATAAATTATCAAAAAATTAAAGCTACAAGGTCTTTGAAACCTTGCAGCATTTAAACAATTCTTTAAAAATCAACAATTTTATAATCGAACTCAGGTTACTACATTTTCTGGAACAGTAAGTTTGACTTAAAATTTAAATTTAAATCTTTTATGATTACATTACCTTTAGAATCAAATCTTGTAAAATTATAATCTTGAATTTCTTCAAAAGCTTTTAACTCATCAATATAATTTTTACCTTCTTGATTGGTTTTAAAAGTAATAGAAACTTTTTCTTTTGTGTATATCCAGTTTTTTTCAAACATAGCCTTTCCGTTTTTTGATTGGCTATGATCTATCACATAGGGTTTTAACAATTCAAATTCCATCTTTTTTAAATTGAATTTACTGTCGTACTGAAAATATCCTTCATAAAACTGTTCCGAATAAAATTCTATAACATACTGGCCGTCTTTGGTTCGTTTGCGTTCAAAAGAATAATCTTTAAATTTATTGAAAAAATCAAGTTCCGGCACGTTTACGTATTTTCTGATCACCACTTCGGTTAACCAATACATAGGCGAATCATTCCCCGTATAACGGTTAAAAAAGAGTGTATCCATAGTAATTTTATTGTTTTGATCATCTATCACACTCTTAATGATCTTTTTATTTTTTAGGTTAATAACAACATCGTACATTACTTGCGAATTTAGTAATTGAGTGCTGTCGTTCATATTTGCCTGATGGGATACAAGGTAATGGTAATTATCCTGTACATAATTATTATACATTTGATTGCGTACTTTTTTAATGATTTCTACAATATTGGCACGCGAAAGCTTATCAATTACCAATTCTTCTAAATTAGTATCTTCTATCTGTGCCTGAACATTCCAGGAATTAAAAAAAAGCAGCATAAAAAGTGCCGGTAGGTATTTTTTCATTAAATAAATTATTGTTGTACAAATTTAATGCAATATTCATCTAAACAAAATATTACACACAACAATATACAATTAATATACCACTTACACAGCTGGTTTTAAATTAAACGGATAACGGTTTATAATATGCATATTATAATAAGACCCCTTTGATGTTGAGGTAGATAATTCTTGCCAAATTGCTATTGGAACTTTTGCGTGAATGTATTCTTCTGAACGGGTGGTGTAAATAATTAAATAGCCTTCTTTTTCATCGCAGCTATAATATTCTATACGCTTAATCCACGAGCTTTCTGGTGTAGATTGTATTTTTTTTATGGGATAATTTGCCTTTGTAATTTCTTTACGAGCTTCAACAAATGTGCTGTAAGATCCTTCTAATTCGGTACAATCGCTTTTTTTATTGCAGGCTAAAAATAAAACCGAAGTAAAAAGTACTAGTAAAATCTTTTTCATAACATTTCTTTTTATAATTCCTTATAAATGTAGTATATAAAATTTATATTATGAAATTTTTAACGTTATAATTTATAGATACCGTTATCTTTTATTAAAATTTTTTGTTCTTTGTATAAAACTCCTACGGTTTGTTTAAACGTTTTTTTACTCATTCCCAAAACTGTTTTAATTTCGTCGGGATGACTTTTATCGGTTAATCCTAAAAACCCGTTGTTCATTTCAAGTTCGTTAAGAATTTTTGATGCGGTATCAGAAATTTTCTCAAAGCCTATTTTTGTTCTGGAAACATCAATTTTTCCATCGGGACGAATATTTTTGATGTACCCAATAATGCGATCGCCTGTTCTAAAATCTTCAAAAACCTCATTCTGATACATCAATCCTTTGTGTTTTTCGTTAATGATTACGTTAATGCCGGCTTCGGTTATATGAGAAACAATTAAATCTACTTCTTCTCCTGTTTTAACCGTTATTTCATCATTACTTAAAAACTGGTTTAATTTTGATGACCCCGCCAAACGGTTTGTTTTTTCATCCAAATACATATAAACCATATAATATTTGCCCACGCTCATTGGTCGGGCCTGTTCTCTAAACGGTACAAACAAATCTTTTTCTAAACCCCAATCCATAAATGCCCCAAAATCGTTAACATAATTAACTTTTAAAAGAGCAAATTCGTTTAAAAAAATATAGGGTTCAATAGTTGTAGCTACTAAGCGTTCTTCATGATCCAAATAAATAAAAACTTCTATCTCGTCACCAATTTCAGAATATTGAGGCATATATTTTTTAGGCAAAAGCACATCTTGTGACCCATTGGTTAAATAAAGTCCAACATTTGTTCGTCTTGAAATGGTTAACGTATTAAAAGTTCCTACGGTCATCATAATTTTATTTTTCACAAAAGTACAAACAAAAATGTTGTTTTTATATTTTATGATAATTTAACTTATCCTAAAATTATTATTTAGTAACTTTAAATAAAAAATTATTTCCTATGAAAAAAATGTATCATTATGCCACTGTAGAAAAAGCCTTAAACGATTTAAAAAATAAAGGGTTTAGGATTGATTTTAATGTAGAAGAAAAGCAAATTCTGGAAGTACCTACCAATTTTAGAATTGTAGAAATTTACCGATATGAAGGAATGAGTAATCCTGATGATGAAGCAACAGTTTACGGGATAGAAAATTTTAATAATGGTGATCGGGGTGTTTTTGTAGCGGGTAATTTATCATTTGCAGAAAGCGAAGTCGCCAAGATTTTGCTAAAGCTTGAAATTGACGATAAAAAAAATGAAGACTAAACAAGTCTTCATTTTTTATGGGATGTATTTTTTATCAAAATTAGGTTTGCGTTTTTCTAAAAAGGCATTTCTTCCTTCAATAGCTTCATCGCTCATATAAGCTAAACGAGTGGCTTCTCCTGCAAAAACCTGTTGCCCCACCATTCCGTCATCGGTTAAATTCATTGCAAACTTTAACATTTTTATAGAAATTGGTGATTTTCCTAAAATTTCCTGTGCCCATTCATAAGCTGTTTGTTCCAGTTCGTTATGTGGAATCACAGCATTTACCATTCCCATTTCATACGCTTCTTGTGCCGAATAATTTCTTCCTAAAAAGAAAATTTCACGTGCTTTTTTCTGTCCTACCATTTTGGCAAGATAAGCCGAACCATAGCCACCGTCAAAACTGGTTACATCGGCATCGGTTTGTTTAAAAATAGCATGTTCTTTACTTGCCAATGTTAAATCGCACACTACGTGTAATGAATGCCCGCCACCAACAGCCCAGCCATTAACCACTGCAATAACGGCTTTTGGCGTGAAACGAATTAATCGTTGAACTTCTAAAATATTTAATCGATGGTAACCGTCTTCACCTACATACCCTTGATGCCCCCGGGCACGCTGATCTCCACCACTACAAAATGAATACACACCATCTTTAGGCGAAGGTCCTTCGGACGATAAAAGAATCACTCCAATTGAAGTATCCTCATGTGCATCGTGAAAAGCACGTAACAATTCGGAAGTTGTTTTAGGGCGAAACGCATTGCGAACTTCAGGTCGGTTAAAGGCTATACGTGCCACACCGTTATATTTTTTATAGGTAATATCGTCAAACTCTATGGCGGTTTGCCAGTTTATTTCGTTCATCTTATTTGTTCTTTAAATAGTTTTTCAAAGATACGTTTTTTGTTTTTTAAAAATTAACGTTTTAATATGTTTTAAAAAATCGTCAAATCTGCTATATTTGTTACCTTATAAGTACGTTTAAATAATGAAAAAAATAATTATACCGCTTTTGCTTGTATCAAGTATATTCACATCGTGCGATAAAAAATTTGATATTGCACAAATGATTCAAAAAAGAAGCGACCTGCTTAAAGATAAAAAAAATAAATTAATTGAAGAAGACCCTTTTGAAGTAGAATTTAATCCTGTTACACCAAAATATAAATTAGAAACCCGAGAAATAGTTGAAAATTTCTATCATAACCGCATTAACCAAGGAAGTGGTTTCTGGGGGCAATTTTTAGTTGCTAAAAACGGTGAAATTATCTATGAAGATTATCAGGGATACGCCAATTATCAGAACAAAGAAAAAATAAACGATTCAACTCCTATGCACGTGGCATCTGTGGGAAAAGTATTTACCGGAATTACCGTTTTACGCTTAGTAAATGCCGGTAAACTTGCATTAGATCAAAAAGTAAATACCGTGTTGCCGGGTTTTCCTTATGATGACATTACGGTACGCTTGCTTTTAAACCACCGCTCGGGATTACCTTATTATGGTCATTTTACGGCAAAACCAGGTATTTGGGATACCAAAACAACATTGACTAATAAAGATGTTTTAAATTTACTGGAAACAAAAGATATTAAACTTGATTTTAAACCCAACACCCGCTTTACATACAGCAACACCAATTATGTAATTTTAGCATTGATTGTTGAACAAATCACGCAAAAATCATTTCAAAATGCTATGAAAGAATTGGTTTTAGAACCATTAAAAATGCACAATACTTTTGTATTAGATAATTTGGAAAACAAAGAAAATGTTACCCAATCGTACTATGCAAACAACAGAAAAATGCACTGGGATTATTTAGACGGAACATATGGCGATAAAAACATTTACACTACCGCACGCGATTTGTTAAAATTAGACAAAGCGTTATATTCAGACAAATTCCTTAGCAAGGCATTAAAAGCTCAAATGTACAAAGGCTATTCGTACGAAAAAGCAGGATCTAATAATTACGGATTGGCAATACGTATGGTTGAACCAAAAGAAAACAAAGGAAATCTTTACACGTTTCACAATGGTTGGTGGCGCGGAAACAAAACTTCGTATGTAACATTGCGTCAAGATACCATTACCATTATTTGTTTTAACAACCACAATTCGTCATTGGCATATAAAACCAAAGAACTGGCTCCAAAATTAGGAAATTATCCTTTTATACAAGTTAACGACTAAACAGCGGCTTTTGCCGCTTTTTTTACCTAAATATGAAAAAAATACTACTTATATTAATTTCTTTACTTATTGTTTCTTGTGCAAGTCACGATAAGCAAAACAAACATTACCATACAAAAATACCCGTTAAAAACCTTCGGAAAGATGTGGCTTTTACACATAAGCAACTGGTAAATATGCACCCCGATTTGTATTGGTACATTTCAAAAGATGCTTTAAACAAAAAATTTGACAGCTTGTCTAAAAGCTTAACCGAGCCTTTAACACCCAACGAGTTTTATATGAAAATAAGTCCCGTTGTGGCATCGGTTCATCAAGGTCATATGAGTATGGCAATGGTTACTTTAACATCACCCGATTCATTAAAGAAAAAATACAAAGGGTCCGTAAATCCG is from Flavobacterium dauae and encodes:
- a CDS encoding serine hydrolase domain-containing protein, producing the protein MKKIIIPLLLVSSIFTSCDKKFDIAQMIQKRSDLLKDKKNKLIEEDPFEVEFNPVTPKYKLETREIVENFYHNRINQGSGFWGQFLVAKNGEIIYEDYQGYANYQNKEKINDSTPMHVASVGKVFTGITVLRLVNAGKLALDQKVNTVLPGFPYDDITVRLLLNHRSGLPYYGHFTAKPGIWDTKTTLTNKDVLNLLETKDIKLDFKPNTRFTYSNTNYVILALIVEQITQKSFQNAMKELVLEPLKMHNTFVLDNLENKENVTQSYYANNRKMHWDYLDGTYGDKNIYTTARDLLKLDKALYSDKFLSKALKAQMYKGYSYEKAGSNNYGLAIRMVEPKENKGNLYTFHNGWWRGNKTSYVTLRQDTITIICFNNHNSSLAYKTKELAPKLGNYPFIQVND
- a CDS encoding 1,4-dihydroxy-2-naphthoyl-CoA synthase — its product is MNEINWQTAIEFDDITYKKYNGVARIAFNRPEVRNAFRPKTTSELLRAFHDAHEDTSIGVILLSSEGPSPKDGVYSFCSGGDQRARGHQGYVGEDGYHRLNILEVQRLIRFTPKAVIAVVNGWAVGGGHSLHVVCDLTLASKEHAIFKQTDADVTSFDGGYGSAYLAKMVGQKKAREIFFLGRNYSAQEAYEMGMVNAVIPHNELEQTAYEWAQEILGKSPISIKMLKFAMNLTDDGMVGQQVFAGEATRLAYMSDEAIEGRNAFLEKRKPNFDKKYIP
- a CDS encoding CvfB family protein, coding for MMTVGTFNTLTISRRTNVGLYLTNGSQDVLLPKKYMPQYSEIGDEIEVFIYLDHEERLVATTIEPYIFLNEFALLKVNYVNDFGAFMDWGLEKDLFVPFREQARPMSVGKYYMVYMYLDEKTNRLAGSSKLNQFLSNDEITVKTGEEVDLIVSHITEAGINVIINEKHKGLMYQNEVFEDFRTGDRIIGYIKNIRPDGKIDVSRTKIGFEKISDTASKILNELEMNNGFLGLTDKSHPDEIKTVLGMSKKTFKQTVGVLYKEQKILIKDNGIYKL
- a CDS encoding KTSC domain-containing protein, whose protein sequence is MKKILLVLFTSVLFLACNKKSDCTELEGSYSTFVEARKEITKANYPIKKIQSTPESSWIKRIEYYSCDEKEGYLIIYTTRSEEYIHAKVPIAIWQELSTSTSKGSYYNMHIINRYPFNLKPAV